In Triticum urartu cultivar G1812 chromosome 6, Tu2.1, whole genome shotgun sequence, the following proteins share a genomic window:
- the LOC125514552 gene encoding ATP-dependent RNA helicase DEAH13-like isoform X1, with protein MDEEDSNAPILPCKRKNKPQGKGKDGKKNKTKEDAKMSKKTQLKKPQKLEVGTPSVDSNVLILPCKRKDKSQGKGKDGKKNKTKEDAKMSKTQLKKLQKLEEDKQKKALQAQSIETLQKHRIADEAYSLLHTSGSIGQAATMKEKRRRAMQLSKAGLDVPEELSLFKKNSDQTGVPVPENTEAAPEASPVKLVQAAKLYHPGSERKNHESDAVKPNNGVGVSIVNQKTEETNDDADILAHQSIPKQQTEKTNDDDDILVHPTVHSSVPSCSGVEIDMQDKEPQQGEAAVQECFNSPIVVHVSRPHEVEKARRDLPIIMMEQEIMEAIYENSVVILCGETGCGKTTQVPQFLYEAGFGTSNRADRKGMIGITQPRRVAVLATSKRVSYELGLKLGKEVGFQVRHDKKVGNNCSIKFMTDGILLREVQSDFLLKHYSVIILDEAHERSLNTDILIGMLSRVIKARKFVYADQQKQIRSGMKIDLADMVSQLKVVLMSATLQLKDFISNRRLFDVIPPAVEVPTRQFPVTVHFAKRTHDDYLAQAYKKVLSIHKSLPPGGILVFVTGQREVDYLCKKLQRASKRQIGKKPEMVGDENGSRPEIEEKEIFEAYDIDRTEPEHQDDIFSSYGEDETDDELNVASSDAETESEMETDSDEEDSVAHETAEEDGPVLSFLKGAESSSVLKASFKAISGQPETAEEASNATIAEKSGPSASRARLRVLPLYAMLPASQQLRVFHDIPEGERLVVVATNVAETSLTIPGITYVVDTGKEKVKNYDHATGMASYEVQWISKASASQRAGRAGRTGPGHCYYRILKLACLQVDSRGSPGTELEFTEPEIKKMPVEGIVLMLKSMNIDKVENFPFPTPPNKESLVEAQRCLKILEAVDNQEKLTSMGKAMAQYPMSPRHSRLLLTIIKMLKSQEGCARSNLILGYATAAASALSYTNPFQVQGNTDRETNEDGPDPEHKDRHERKSQKKLKAMAREARKDFSIPSSDALTISHALRSFEYSKSRVEFCRDYSLHLKTMEEMSKLRKQLLRLIFNYSKFCDEFAWNFGGSQDVEQAWGSETNKKPMLNEEEILGQGICAGWADRVAKKINTFSGLSKEDRKVRAARYQSCALNDMIYLNRSSSVAQIPPDYVVYSELLNTKRSYMYGVTSVKPGWLLKYASSLCTFSAPLEDPKPYYEPQNDQVYCYVSPIFSRHNWQLPLHSLPIKEATRRVQIFAWALLKGDVLPCLRVVQKFLALSPSVVLGPASQRRVGDLLSRMSKKTIYSRAALRDAWNTDPDYLYPEIQAWIQDKYQSQLGAIWEQMHQEVRLEGRELFPKRFKKVKG; from the exons GATGGCaagaagaacaagaccaaggAAGATGCTAAGATGAGCAAGAAGACTCAGCTTAAAAAGCCGCAGAAATTGGAGGTTGGGACTCCTTCTGTTGATAGCAACGTGCTGATTTTGCCCTGCAAGAGGAAGGACAAATCGCAAGggaaaggcaag GATGGCaagaagaacaagaccaaggAAGATGCTAAGATGAGCAAGACTCAGCTGAAAAAGCTGCAGAAATTGGAG GAGGACAAACAAAAGAAGGCGCTGCAAGCTCAAAGCATCGAGACTTTGCA GAAGCACAGGATCGCTGATGAGGCATACTCGCTGCTGCACACTTCAGGGTCTATTGGTCAA GCTGCGACTATGAAAGAAAAACGTAGGCGTGCCATGCAATTATCCAAGGCTGGTTTAGATGTCCCTGAAGAACTTTCGCTATTCAAGAAAAACTCTGATCAGACAGGAGTTCCAGTTCCTGAAAACACTGAAGCTGCGCCGGAAGCTAGCCCGGTGAAGTTAGTTCAGGCCGCGAAACTCTATCATCCTGGTAGTGAACGTAAGAATCATGAGAGTGACGCAGTGAAGCCTAACAATGGTGTTGGTGTGAGCATTGTGAATCAGAAAACTGAAGAGACTAATGATGATGCTGACATTTTGGCACATCAGAGCATTCCGAAACAACAAACTGAAaagactaatgatgatgatgacatTTTGGTACATCCGACAGTTCATTCATCTGTGCCAAGTTGCTCTGGTGTAGAGATTGATATGCAG GATAAAGAGCCACAACAAGGTGAAGCCGCTGTACAGGAGTGCTTCAATTCTCCCATTGTTGTGCATGTGTCAAGACCACATGAGGTTGAGAAGGCGAGGAGGGATCTCCCAATAATAATGATGGAGCAGGAAATAATGGAAGCTATCTATGAAAATTCAGTGGTAATTCTGTGCGGAGAAACGGGCTGTGGTAAAACTACTCAGGTCCCTCAG TTCTTATATGAAGCCGGCTTTGGCACAAGCAATCGAGCTGATAGAAAAGGGATGATTGGTATCACCCAGCCACGGCGTGTTGCTGTTCTTGCCACATCCAAGAGGGTATCTTATGAGTTAGGACTTAAGCTAGGAAAGGAGGTTGGTTTTCAAGTTAGACATGACAAAAAGGTGGGAAATAATTGCTCCATCAAGTTCATGACAGATGGCATTTTGCTACGAGAGGTCCAG AGTGACTTTCTGTTGAAGCACTATTCGGTGATCATCTTGGATGAGGCACATGAAAGGAGTTTGAACACAGATATACTTATTGGGATGCTTTCTAGAGTTATAAAGGCACGCAAG TTTGTGTACGCAGACCAACAGAAACAAATACGCTCTGGGATGAAGATTGACCTGGCAGATATGGTTAGTCAGTTGAAAGTGGTCCTGATGAGTGCTACCTTGCAATTAAAAGACTTTATTTCAAACAGAAGATTGTTTGATGTGATTCCACCAGCTGTAGAGGTGCCTACACGACAATTTCCAGTAACAGTTCACTTCGCAAAGAGGACACATGACGATTATTTAGCGCAGGCTTATAAGAAAGTTCTGTCGATCCACAAGAGTCTACCACCAGGTGGAATCCTTGTATTTGTTACTGGACAACGAGAAGTGGATTATTTATGTAAGAAATTGCaaagagcatccaagcggcaaaTTGGTAAGAAGCCTGAAATGGTTGGAGATGAGAATGGTTCAAGACCAGAAATAGAAGAGAAGGAAATTTTTGAAGCATATGATATTGATAGAACTGAACCTGAGCACCAAGACGACATATTTTCCTCATATGGTGAAGATGAAACGGATGATGAGCTAAATGTCGCTTCTTCTGATGCTGAAACAGAGAGTGAGATGGAAACTGACAGTGATGAGGAGGATTCTGTTGCACATGAAACCGCAGAAGAAGATGGGCCAGTGTTATCATTTTTAAAAGGTGCTGAGAGTTCATCTGTACTGAAGGCATCCTTTAAAGCTATATCAGGACAACCAGAAACTGCTGAGGAAGCGAGCAATGCTACAATTGCAGAAAAGTCAGGTCCTTCTGCTTCGCGTGCTAGGCTCCGTGTTTTACCACTTTATGCAATGCTACCAGCTTCGCAGCAGCTTAGAGTATTCCACGATATTCCTGAAGGGGAAAGATTAGTTGTTGTGGCAACTAATGTTGCAGAAACATCTTTAACAATTCCTGGCATAACATATGTGGTCGATACTGGAAAAGAAAAGGTTAAGAACTATGACCATGCTACTGGGATGGCAAGTTATGAAGTACAGTGGATAAGCAAGGCATCAGCATCCCAACGTGCTGGGAGAGCTGGAAGAACTGGGCCTGGGCACTGttactatagaatactcaagcttgcatgcctgcaggtcgactctagaggatccccgggtaccgagctcgaattcacTGAGCCGGAGATCAAGAAAATGCCAGTTGAAGGCATTGTGCTTATGCTCAAGTCTATGAATATTGATAAG GTTGAAAACTTTCCTTTCCCTACGCCTCCTAACAAGGAAAGTTTGGTTGAAGCTCAGCGTTGCTTGAAGATATTGGAAGCAGTTGACAACCAAGAAAAACTTACATCAATGGGAAAGGCTATGGCGCAATACCCAATGAGCCCACGACATTCTCGTCTTCTTTTGACAATAATTAAAATGTTGAAGAGTCAGGAAGGATGTGCTAGATCTAACCTCATATTGGGATATGCAACTGCTGCTGCATCAGCTTTAAGTTATACCAATCCTTTTCAAGTTCAGGGCAACACTGATAGAGAAACAAATGAAGATGGCCCTGATCCAGAACATAAGGATCGACATGAAAGGAAGAGCCAGAAGAAGCTCAAAGCCATGGCTCGAGAAGCACGGAAAGATTTTTCCATCCCTAGCAGTGATGCTTTAACCATTTCCCATGCTTTACGGTCATTTGAGTATTCTAAAAGCCGAGTTGAGTTCTGCAGAGACTACTCGCTTCACCTGAAAACAATGGAAGAGATGTCAAAATTGAGAAAGCAGCTTCTTCGATTAATATTTAACTATAGCAAATTTTGTGATGAATTTGCTTGGAATTTTGGAGGCTCTCAAGATGTTGAACAGGCCTGGGGGAGTGAAACCAACAAAAAGCCAATGCTGAATGAAGAGGAAATTCTGGGGCAAGGAATATGTGCTGGGTGGGCTGATAGGGTTGCAAAGAAGATAAACACTTTCTCTGGATTGTCAAAAGAGGATCGAAAGGTTCGAGCTGCACGTTATCAATCTTGCGCTCTCAATGATATGATATATCTAAACCGATCATCTTCTGTTGCCCAAATTCCACCAGACTATGTAGTTTACTCCGAACTACTAAATACAAAGAGATCATACATGTATGGTGTGACCAGTGTAAAGCCAGGATGGCTTTTGAAATATGCTAGTTCTCTCTGCACCTTCTCAGCACCGCTGGAGGATCCAAAGCCCTACTATGAGCCTCAGAATGACCAGGTCTACTGCTATGTCAGTCCCATCTTTTCTCGACATAATTGGCAGCTTCCACTGCACAGTTTACCCATCAAAGAAGCCACCCGTCGGGTGCAGATATTTGCATGGGCATTGCTTAAAGGGGATGTCTTGCCATGTCTAAGGGTGGTTCAAAAGTTCCTGGCTCTGTCACCATCTGTTGTCCTGGGGCCTGCCAGCCAAAGAAGAGTTGGAGATCTTCTTAGCAGGATGAGTAAAAAGACAATATATAGCCGGGCAGCATTAAGAGATGCATGGAATACTGACCCAGATTATCTTTATCCCGAGATTCAGGCGTGGATCCAGGATAAATATCAGAGCCAGCTTGGAGCAATATGGGAACAAATGCACCAAGAAGTTCGCCTTGAGGGGCGCGAACTTTTCCCGAAGAGGTTCAAGAAAGTTAAAGGGTAA
- the LOC125516882 gene encoding NAC domain-containing protein 2-like produces MAGEGDGAEEKTIVVGAGEQEGQIVVAGAAYEEEEVDGGGGAAADEESGGGDGQFIIPPPGFRFRPSDDELIRYYLLPKLQGRGHAPNRAIIEHNVYQCHPDELTGKYRGRGEGKSFYFLSPRVRRYDNGDRPRRDTDDGRGRWKVSTGKKDMGEEKKVAGDGTTRYCMSVLNYFESPRGGGRKSEWLMRELTVPAYEIKLPKDGGPGGKTLDRYVMCKIYLKDDKGDDDEEAGPSSASPLLLHGPVEGDEGATSAELPKLSKKMAGKRPKQPETDEMREKRVLQQNPDGVHAAAAAAATTCDGVHAPAAAGDGVHDAPAAAMEDVVHDAPAAYLGGANADYYHHEGAMVLPTASSSPGEAALVTADGSPVSTVVSVEGNEEGNNGDCSSHGRGESAGGVTAPASAPAEGDGPQHA; encoded by the exons ATGGCAGGGGAAGGGGACGGCGCGGAGGAGAAGACGATCGTCGTCGGAGCGGGAGAGCAGGAGGGGCAGATCGTCGTCGCTGGAGCAGCgtacgaggaggaggaggtggacgGCGGAGGAGGAGCCGCAGCAGACGAGGAGAGCGGCGGGGGCGACGGCCAGTTCATCATTCCGCCGCCGGGGTTCCGGTTCAGGCCGAGCGACGACGAGCTCATCAGGTACTACCTGCTCCCCAAGCTGCAGGGCCGGGGCCACGCGCCCAACAGGGCCATCATCGAGCACAACGTGTACCAGTGCCACCCGGACGAGCTCACCG GGAAGTACAGGGGCCGGGGCGAGGGCAAGAGCTTCTACTTCCTGTCGCCGAGGGTGCGCCGGTACGACAACGGGGACCGGCCGCGGCGGGACACGGACGACGGCCGCGGCCGGTGGAAGGTGTCGACGGGCAAGAAGGACATGGGGGAGGAGAAGAAGGTGGCCGGCGACGGCACGACCCGCTACTGCATGAGCGTGCTCAACTACTTCGAGAGCCCCAGAGGCGGCGGGCGCAAGTCCGAGTGGCTCATGAGAGAGCTCACCGTCCCGGCGTACGAGATCAAGCTCCCCAAGGACGGCGGCCCTGGAGGCAAGACG TTGGATAGGTACGTGATGTGCAAGATTTACCTCAAAGACGACAAaggcgacgacgacgaggaggcaGGGCCCAGCAGCGCCTCGCCGCTGCTCCTGCACGGGCCGGTGGAGGGCGACGAAGGGGCGACGTCGGCGGAGCTTCCTAAGCTTTCGAAGAAAATGGCGGGCAAGAGGCCC AAGCAGCCGGAGACGGATGAGATGCGCGAGAAGCGGGTGCTTCAACAGAACC CTGATGGGGTTcacgcagcagcagcagcagcagcaacaacttGCGATGGCGTCCACGCACCAGCAGCGGCAGGCGATGGTGTTCATGATGCGCCAGCAGCAGCAATGGAGGATGTCGTTCATGAtgcaccagcagca tacTTGGGCGGCGCCAACGCCGATTACTATCACCACGAAGGGGCCATGGTCCTCCCGACGGcgagcagttctccaggagaggCGGCGCTGGTAACAGCAGACGGTTCGCCGGTCAGCACGGTGGTGTCTGTGGAGGGAAACGAGGAGGGTAACAACGGGGATTGCAGCAGCCATGGTCGGGGGGAGTCTGCGGGCGGGGTGACGGCACCGGCATCGGCACCGGCAGAGGGTGATGGCCCCCAGCATGCATAA
- the LOC125514552 gene encoding ATP-dependent RNA helicase DEAH13-like isoform X2 yields MDEEDSNAPILPCKRKNKPQGKGKDGKKNKTKEDAKMSKKTQLKKPQKLEEDKQKKALQAQSIETLQKHRIADEAYSLLHTSGSIGQAATMKEKRRRAMQLSKAGLDVPEELSLFKKNSDQTGVPVPENTEAAPEASPVKLVQAAKLYHPGSERKNHESDAVKPNNGVGVSIVNQKTEETNDDADILAHQSIPKQQTEKTNDDDDILVHPTVHSSVPSCSGVEIDMQDKEPQQGEAAVQECFNSPIVVHVSRPHEVEKARRDLPIIMMEQEIMEAIYENSVVILCGETGCGKTTQVPQFLYEAGFGTSNRADRKGMIGITQPRRVAVLATSKRVSYELGLKLGKEVGFQVRHDKKVGNNCSIKFMTDGILLREVQSDFLLKHYSVIILDEAHERSLNTDILIGMLSRVIKARKFVYADQQKQIRSGMKIDLADMVSQLKVVLMSATLQLKDFISNRRLFDVIPPAVEVPTRQFPVTVHFAKRTHDDYLAQAYKKVLSIHKSLPPGGILVFVTGQREVDYLCKKLQRASKRQIGKKPEMVGDENGSRPEIEEKEIFEAYDIDRTEPEHQDDIFSSYGEDETDDELNVASSDAETESEMETDSDEEDSVAHETAEEDGPVLSFLKGAESSSVLKASFKAISGQPETAEEASNATIAEKSGPSASRARLRVLPLYAMLPASQQLRVFHDIPEGERLVVVATNVAETSLTIPGITYVVDTGKEKVKNYDHATGMASYEVQWISKASASQRAGRAGRTGPGHCYYRILKLACLQVDSRGSPGTELEFTEPEIKKMPVEGIVLMLKSMNIDKVENFPFPTPPNKESLVEAQRCLKILEAVDNQEKLTSMGKAMAQYPMSPRHSRLLLTIIKMLKSQEGCARSNLILGYATAAASALSYTNPFQVQGNTDRETNEDGPDPEHKDRHERKSQKKLKAMAREARKDFSIPSSDALTISHALRSFEYSKSRVEFCRDYSLHLKTMEEMSKLRKQLLRLIFNYSKFCDEFAWNFGGSQDVEQAWGSETNKKPMLNEEEILGQGICAGWADRVAKKINTFSGLSKEDRKVRAARYQSCALNDMIYLNRSSSVAQIPPDYVVYSELLNTKRSYMYGVTSVKPGWLLKYASSLCTFSAPLEDPKPYYEPQNDQVYCYVSPIFSRHNWQLPLHSLPIKEATRRVQIFAWALLKGDVLPCLRVVQKFLALSPSVVLGPASQRRVGDLLSRMSKKTIYSRAALRDAWNTDPDYLYPEIQAWIQDKYQSQLGAIWEQMHQEVRLEGRELFPKRFKKVKG; encoded by the exons GATGGCaagaagaacaagaccaaggAAGATGCTAAGATGAGCAAGAAGACTCAGCTTAAAAAGCCGCAGAAATTGGAG GAGGACAAACAAAAGAAGGCGCTGCAAGCTCAAAGCATCGAGACTTTGCA GAAGCACAGGATCGCTGATGAGGCATACTCGCTGCTGCACACTTCAGGGTCTATTGGTCAA GCTGCGACTATGAAAGAAAAACGTAGGCGTGCCATGCAATTATCCAAGGCTGGTTTAGATGTCCCTGAAGAACTTTCGCTATTCAAGAAAAACTCTGATCAGACAGGAGTTCCAGTTCCTGAAAACACTGAAGCTGCGCCGGAAGCTAGCCCGGTGAAGTTAGTTCAGGCCGCGAAACTCTATCATCCTGGTAGTGAACGTAAGAATCATGAGAGTGACGCAGTGAAGCCTAACAATGGTGTTGGTGTGAGCATTGTGAATCAGAAAACTGAAGAGACTAATGATGATGCTGACATTTTGGCACATCAGAGCATTCCGAAACAACAAACTGAAaagactaatgatgatgatgacatTTTGGTACATCCGACAGTTCATTCATCTGTGCCAAGTTGCTCTGGTGTAGAGATTGATATGCAG GATAAAGAGCCACAACAAGGTGAAGCCGCTGTACAGGAGTGCTTCAATTCTCCCATTGTTGTGCATGTGTCAAGACCACATGAGGTTGAGAAGGCGAGGAGGGATCTCCCAATAATAATGATGGAGCAGGAAATAATGGAAGCTATCTATGAAAATTCAGTGGTAATTCTGTGCGGAGAAACGGGCTGTGGTAAAACTACTCAGGTCCCTCAG TTCTTATATGAAGCCGGCTTTGGCACAAGCAATCGAGCTGATAGAAAAGGGATGATTGGTATCACCCAGCCACGGCGTGTTGCTGTTCTTGCCACATCCAAGAGGGTATCTTATGAGTTAGGACTTAAGCTAGGAAAGGAGGTTGGTTTTCAAGTTAGACATGACAAAAAGGTGGGAAATAATTGCTCCATCAAGTTCATGACAGATGGCATTTTGCTACGAGAGGTCCAG AGTGACTTTCTGTTGAAGCACTATTCGGTGATCATCTTGGATGAGGCACATGAAAGGAGTTTGAACACAGATATACTTATTGGGATGCTTTCTAGAGTTATAAAGGCACGCAAG TTTGTGTACGCAGACCAACAGAAACAAATACGCTCTGGGATGAAGATTGACCTGGCAGATATGGTTAGTCAGTTGAAAGTGGTCCTGATGAGTGCTACCTTGCAATTAAAAGACTTTATTTCAAACAGAAGATTGTTTGATGTGATTCCACCAGCTGTAGAGGTGCCTACACGACAATTTCCAGTAACAGTTCACTTCGCAAAGAGGACACATGACGATTATTTAGCGCAGGCTTATAAGAAAGTTCTGTCGATCCACAAGAGTCTACCACCAGGTGGAATCCTTGTATTTGTTACTGGACAACGAGAAGTGGATTATTTATGTAAGAAATTGCaaagagcatccaagcggcaaaTTGGTAAGAAGCCTGAAATGGTTGGAGATGAGAATGGTTCAAGACCAGAAATAGAAGAGAAGGAAATTTTTGAAGCATATGATATTGATAGAACTGAACCTGAGCACCAAGACGACATATTTTCCTCATATGGTGAAGATGAAACGGATGATGAGCTAAATGTCGCTTCTTCTGATGCTGAAACAGAGAGTGAGATGGAAACTGACAGTGATGAGGAGGATTCTGTTGCACATGAAACCGCAGAAGAAGATGGGCCAGTGTTATCATTTTTAAAAGGTGCTGAGAGTTCATCTGTACTGAAGGCATCCTTTAAAGCTATATCAGGACAACCAGAAACTGCTGAGGAAGCGAGCAATGCTACAATTGCAGAAAAGTCAGGTCCTTCTGCTTCGCGTGCTAGGCTCCGTGTTTTACCACTTTATGCAATGCTACCAGCTTCGCAGCAGCTTAGAGTATTCCACGATATTCCTGAAGGGGAAAGATTAGTTGTTGTGGCAACTAATGTTGCAGAAACATCTTTAACAATTCCTGGCATAACATATGTGGTCGATACTGGAAAAGAAAAGGTTAAGAACTATGACCATGCTACTGGGATGGCAAGTTATGAAGTACAGTGGATAAGCAAGGCATCAGCATCCCAACGTGCTGGGAGAGCTGGAAGAACTGGGCCTGGGCACTGttactatagaatactcaagcttgcatgcctgcaggtcgactctagaggatccccgggtaccgagctcgaattcacTGAGCCGGAGATCAAGAAAATGCCAGTTGAAGGCATTGTGCTTATGCTCAAGTCTATGAATATTGATAAG GTTGAAAACTTTCCTTTCCCTACGCCTCCTAACAAGGAAAGTTTGGTTGAAGCTCAGCGTTGCTTGAAGATATTGGAAGCAGTTGACAACCAAGAAAAACTTACATCAATGGGAAAGGCTATGGCGCAATACCCAATGAGCCCACGACATTCTCGTCTTCTTTTGACAATAATTAAAATGTTGAAGAGTCAGGAAGGATGTGCTAGATCTAACCTCATATTGGGATATGCAACTGCTGCTGCATCAGCTTTAAGTTATACCAATCCTTTTCAAGTTCAGGGCAACACTGATAGAGAAACAAATGAAGATGGCCCTGATCCAGAACATAAGGATCGACATGAAAGGAAGAGCCAGAAGAAGCTCAAAGCCATGGCTCGAGAAGCACGGAAAGATTTTTCCATCCCTAGCAGTGATGCTTTAACCATTTCCCATGCTTTACGGTCATTTGAGTATTCTAAAAGCCGAGTTGAGTTCTGCAGAGACTACTCGCTTCACCTGAAAACAATGGAAGAGATGTCAAAATTGAGAAAGCAGCTTCTTCGATTAATATTTAACTATAGCAAATTTTGTGATGAATTTGCTTGGAATTTTGGAGGCTCTCAAGATGTTGAACAGGCCTGGGGGAGTGAAACCAACAAAAAGCCAATGCTGAATGAAGAGGAAATTCTGGGGCAAGGAATATGTGCTGGGTGGGCTGATAGGGTTGCAAAGAAGATAAACACTTTCTCTGGATTGTCAAAAGAGGATCGAAAGGTTCGAGCTGCACGTTATCAATCTTGCGCTCTCAATGATATGATATATCTAAACCGATCATCTTCTGTTGCCCAAATTCCACCAGACTATGTAGTTTACTCCGAACTACTAAATACAAAGAGATCATACATGTATGGTGTGACCAGTGTAAAGCCAGGATGGCTTTTGAAATATGCTAGTTCTCTCTGCACCTTCTCAGCACCGCTGGAGGATCCAAAGCCCTACTATGAGCCTCAGAATGACCAGGTCTACTGCTATGTCAGTCCCATCTTTTCTCGACATAATTGGCAGCTTCCACTGCACAGTTTACCCATCAAAGAAGCCACCCGTCGGGTGCAGATATTTGCATGGGCATTGCTTAAAGGGGATGTCTTGCCATGTCTAAGGGTGGTTCAAAAGTTCCTGGCTCTGTCACCATCTGTTGTCCTGGGGCCTGCCAGCCAAAGAAGAGTTGGAGATCTTCTTAGCAGGATGAGTAAAAAGACAATATATAGCCGGGCAGCATTAAGAGATGCATGGAATACTGACCCAGATTATCTTTATCCCGAGATTCAGGCGTGGATCCAGGATAAATATCAGAGCCAGCTTGGAGCAATATGGGAACAAATGCACCAAGAAGTTCGCCTTGAGGGGCGCGAACTTTTCCCGAAGAGGTTCAAGAAAGTTAAAGGGTAA